The Thermodesulfobacteriota bacterium genome includes a window with the following:
- a CDS encoding CpsD/CapB family tyrosine-protein kinase gives MKINQALLDEVTRIKVNILQKRDRNLKSIMVTSANRKEGTSTVAANLALSIGLGEKDRVLLVDTNVRQPILHAWFGLEQQHGFIDLAIGRKRVPEVIKDTTFPNIRIITAGFFPPGENKLDILSGITPETKQAIEDGFDWVVYDSSPVNIYPDTLMLSPLADGVVLVILAESTRRAAVKKVKDSLKSINANILGGVLNGRRYVVPKFIYKRM, from the coding sequence ATGAAAATCAATCAGGCCTTGCTGGATGAAGTGACCCGGATCAAGGTCAACATCCTGCAAAAACGTGACCGGAATCTGAAATCGATCATGGTCACCAGTGCCAACCGGAAAGAGGGCACCTCGACCGTGGCGGCCAATCTGGCGCTGTCCATCGGGCTCGGGGAAAAAGACAGGGTTCTGCTGGTGGACACCAATGTCCGCCAACCGATTCTTCATGCCTGGTTCGGCCTGGAACAGCAGCACGGTTTCATCGACCTGGCGATCGGCAGAAAACGTGTCCCCGAAGTCATCAAGGACACCACTTTCCCTAACATCAGAATCATCACCGCGGGTTTTTTCCCGCCCGGCGAGAACAAACTGGATATCCTGTCCGGCATTACTCCGGAGACCAAACAGGCCATCGAAGACGGCTTTGACTGGGTGGTATATGATTCCTCTCCGGTGAATATTTACCCGGACACCCTCATGCTCTCGCCGCTGGCGGACGGTGTCGTCCTGGTCATTCTGGCGGAAAGCACCAGGCGGGCGGCGGTAAAAAAAGTCAAGGACAGTCTTAAATCCATCAACGCAAATATTTTAGGCGGGGTGCTCAATGGACGGAGATATGTGGTCCCAAAATTCATCTACAAACGAATGTAA
- a CDS encoding Wzz/FepE/Etk N-terminal domain-containing protein, giving the protein MDGDMWSQNSSTNECNFSQLSPVKQAQEEFKYYFYYVLFKRKWLIIITSIIGIIGTTIGLYYCTPLYKASSKIVVRSNVSQELILFRDLYTQPASVTNTIPANNFIEIATSHNVARNIVKQFQLDEKLRRKREEPEDFREYTMYVLRGTKDFGEQCVKVPYKWIKYLFTGEYEPEAEKDYVSMAVNNFIEDMTEIDLVPESDTIILTIWDESPQEAEAIVKALTNQIIEQSVSMEQNAAGYGFNFTREELDKVKIQLAQAEDEVQAFKEKWHISDIETQKGIKLSELDTVEKKLITITAELASQESKLESGKRELNEQKQSLTSIQAYQDLQKSIILLKVDIDALRAEKAHYLTVGATVKEEIRDLERKGLELRRLEREAQLKEDLFNQLGKKHDELKVQSVSNLGGLDLRVIDTPKLGKNIEADYPMWDYGLGAGIPGSILLAILLAFFLELLNESFWIGDQVENKLGIRLLGSIRLYEPKEKAARGNWSAFLQKRFSRG; this is encoded by the coding sequence ATGGACGGAGATATGTGGTCCCAAAATTCATCTACAAACGAATGTAATTTCAGCCAGTTGTCTCCCGTAAAGCAGGCCCAGGAAGAGTTCAAGTACTATTTCTACTATGTGCTCTTCAAAAGAAAATGGCTGATCATTATCACTTCAATCATCGGCATCATCGGCACGACCATCGGCCTTTATTACTGCACGCCGCTGTATAAGGCCAGCTCCAAAATCGTGGTGCGGTCGAACGTGAGCCAGGAACTGATTCTTTTCCGTGATCTGTATACCCAGCCGGCCAGCGTCACCAACACGATCCCGGCCAATAATTTCATCGAAATCGCCACCAGCCATAACGTCGCCCGCAATATTGTCAAACAGTTCCAGCTGGATGAAAAGCTGCGGCGCAAGAGAGAAGAGCCGGAGGATTTCCGGGAATACACCATGTATGTTCTCAGGGGGACCAAAGATTTCGGCGAGCAATGCGTAAAGGTTCCTTATAAATGGATCAAGTATCTTTTCACCGGGGAATACGAACCGGAGGCGGAAAAAGACTACGTGTCCATGGCCGTCAATAATTTCATCGAAGACATGACCGAAATCGATCTGGTGCCCGAATCCGACACCATCATCCTCACTATCTGGGATGAGTCGCCGCAGGAGGCCGAAGCCATTGTTAAAGCCCTGACCAACCAGATCATCGAGCAGAGCGTGTCCATGGAACAGAACGCCGCCGGATATGGATTCAACTTTACACGGGAAGAACTGGATAAGGTAAAAATCCAGCTGGCCCAGGCGGAAGACGAGGTCCAGGCGTTCAAGGAGAAATGGCATATCAGCGATATCGAAACCCAGAAAGGTATCAAGTTAAGCGAGCTGGATACGGTCGAAAAAAAGCTGATCACCATCACCGCCGAGCTGGCGTCACAGGAGTCCAAGCTTGAATCCGGAAAAAGAGAATTGAATGAACAGAAGCAGTCGCTGACCTCCATTCAGGCCTATCAGGATCTGCAAAAAAGCATCATTCTGCTCAAGGTCGATATCGACGCGCTTCGGGCTGAAAAAGCGCACTACCTGACCGTCGGAGCAACCGTCAAGGAAGAAATCAGAGACCTGGAGAGAAAGGGGCTGGAACTCAGGCGACTGGAGCGGGAAGCCCAGCTCAAGGAAGATCTGTTCAATCAACTGGGAAAAAAGCACGATGAACTGAAGGTGCAAAGCGTTTCCAATCTGGGCGGGCTTGACCTGCGGGTGATCGATACCCCGAAACTCGGTAAAAACATAGAGGCGGATTACCCCATGTGGGATTACGGACTGGGCGCGGGAATCCCCGGCAGTATTCTGCTGGCAATCCTTCTGGCCTTTTTCCTGGAACTGCTCAACGAATCGTTCTGGATCGGCGACCAGGTAGAGAATAAACTGGGAATCCGTCTGCTCGGCTCCATCCGGTTGTACGAACCAAAGGAAAAGGCGGCCCGGGGAAACTGGAGTGCCTTCCTGCAAAAACGCTTCTCCCGGGGTTAG
- a CDS encoding glycosyltransferase → MNILQVTRGALMGGGERHVLTLLEGLKEKDAGVRLAVFTEGRLADEARRLGMAVHVFPRRFRGDIRPLKGLIDLIREQRIDIIHTHLVSGNLYGRLAGKITGVKGIVTTLHHTRKEALGSFRLPFMTDLFFRGDILMGKLSDRMITPSDDLQRLLVRFGIKPSRMVTIPNAINLDKTRLTAPDIDACRRELGIPTEMKVVGMVGRLVEVKNFNLYIEAAAKVLGQKIPAVFLIIGEGPLRDTLEQQTVAAGLKDRFIFTGFRNDVFRLVGMMDLFVLCSRSETNPIALMEAMASGKPVIATDVGGVPEIVEHGVNGWLCPSDDVDCLAEAMTRLLSYPAQARDLGARAQATISERYSLPSVTARLLDVYKDLMN, encoded by the coding sequence ATGAATATTCTGCAGGTAACCAGGGGCGCCCTGATGGGCGGCGGCGAAAGGCATGTTTTAACCCTGCTGGAAGGACTTAAGGAAAAAGATGCCGGCGTTCGTCTGGCCGTATTCACGGAAGGTCGTCTGGCGGATGAAGCGCGGCGTCTCGGCATGGCGGTGCATGTTTTTCCCCGGCGCTTCCGCGGCGATATCCGGCCTCTCAAAGGGCTGATCGACCTGATCCGGGAGCAGCGGATTGACATCATCCACACCCATCTGGTCAGCGGCAATCTGTATGGCCGCCTGGCGGGAAAAATAACCGGGGTGAAAGGCATCGTCACCACCCTTCACCATACCCGCAAGGAGGCGCTGGGCAGTTTTCGACTGCCCTTCATGACGGATCTGTTTTTCCGGGGGGACATCTTGATGGGGAAACTATCCGACCGGATGATCACGCCTTCCGATGATTTGCAGCGTCTCCTGGTCCGCTTCGGGATCAAACCGTCCAGGATGGTCACCATCCCCAATGCCATCAACCTGGATAAAACCCGGCTGACCGCGCCGGATATCGACGCCTGTCGACGGGAACTGGGCATACCGACGGAGATGAAGGTGGTCGGAATGGTAGGCCGGCTGGTGGAAGTCAAAAACTTTAACCTGTATATTGAGGCGGCGGCAAAGGTGCTGGGGCAAAAGATCCCGGCCGTGTTCCTGATCATCGGCGAGGGCCCGCTGCGCGACACGCTGGAACAGCAGACGGTCGCGGCCGGTCTGAAAGACCGTTTCATCTTCACCGGTTTCCGGAATGACGTCTTCCGCCTGGTGGGCATGATGGACCTGTTTGTGCTCTGTTCCCGATCGGAAACCAATCCCATCGCCCTGATGGAAGCCATGGCCTCGGGCAAACCCGTCATCGCCACCGACGTGGGCGGCGTCCCGGAAATCGTCGAGCACGGAGTAAATGGATGGCTGTGCCCGTCCGATGACGTTGATTGTCTGGCGGAAGCCATGACCCGCCTGCTGTCATATCCCGCCCAGGCCCGGGACCTTGGCGCCCGGGCGCAGGCGACTATTTCGGAACGGTATTCCCTGCCATCGGTCACCGCCCGCCTGCTGGATGTATATAAGGACTTGATGAATTAA